A genomic segment from Glycine max cultivar Williams 82 chromosome 1, Glycine_max_v4.0, whole genome shotgun sequence encodes:
- the LOC100810820 gene encoding uncharacterized protein, with translation MALSDTSTPTSCQEEKGSDCDSPIESNVCDDLSLTKERTFDLKPVSPNSSGQGLPYAPEGWPNPSDVWGWKVLKRTSNAGHFCDRHLYLPKSLQISSHKRQSFRTKRDVERYIESNFPNMGIEAFFGLFSWKIPATKKTPRKVKSLETEEAGNATEQIGTKLKRKIQICSQPTRKSSKLLHLRPHIVPDQDANIVIDLCDQDDEEARVDSTENSKGISDSEEGSAMQTAVEKDPKAINVLENLDTLENSPDHATLDNEIIQYCKKKLSFLLDVDFPSLLSCNDVVVEVATLASQIRKDPTLSVEQLAQVKLVEQLPLVSEAFLEAKGDIEEADKFLGVLEAKKRKVLSLKNDYKEKVAQRESEMDRNTLAIQEIDDQIRQLQSKRSELSAALESMQKGKVELTSGEAGVANSILSLVGEINHGLSEKSKWEMKKANSARRVAEIQKKFINIRGLKF, from the exons ATGGCTCTCTCAGACACTTCCACTCCCACCAG TTGtcaggaagaaaaagggagtgACTGTGACTCTCCAATTGAAAGCAATGTTTGTGATGATTTGAGTTTGACAAAGGAGAGAACTTTTGATCTTAAACCAGTGTCACCTAATTCTTCTGGTCAAGGTTTGCCatatgcacctgaagggtggCCTAATCCTAGTGATGTATGGGGCTGGAAAGTATTGAAAAGGACCTCCAATGCTGGACATTTTTGTGATAGACACCTTTATCTTCCAAAGTCTCTTCAGATATCTTCTCACAAGAGACAGAGCTTCAGAACCAAGCGTGATGTTGAGCGATACattgaatcaaattttcctaacaTGGGAATTGAAGCATTCTTTGGTTTATTTAGCTGGAAGATCCCCGCTACCAAGAAAACTCCCCGAAAAG TGAAGTCACTGGAGACTGAAGAAGCTGGCAATGCCACAGAACAGATTGGCACCAAGTTAAAACGGAAAATACAAATCTGCAGTCAACCAACTCGGAAATCTTCCAAACTACTTCATCTTCGTCCACATATAGTGCCTGATCAGGATGCAAATATTGTCATTGATTTATGCGATCAGGACGACGAAGAGGCAAGAGTTGATTCAACTGAGAATTCAAAAGGCATCTCAGATTCTGAAGAAGGATCTGCTATGCAGACAGCGGTAGAGAAAGATCCCAAAGCAATCAATGTTCTGGAGAATCTTGATACCTTGGAGAATTCACCGGATCATGCCACTCTAGATAATGAAATTATACAGTATTGCAAGAAaaagctttctttccttcttgaTGTAGACTtcccttctcttctctcttgtaATGATGTTGTGGTAGAAGTTGCGACACTTGCATCACAAATTCGCAAAGATCCTACACTCAGTGTTGAGCAACTGGCACAGGTAAAGTTGGTGGAACAACTTCCATTAGTCAGTGAGGCCTTTCTTGAGGCCAAGGGGGACATTGAAGAGGCAGACAAATTCTTAGGTGTCTTGGAGGCAAAGAAACGTAAAGTTCTTAGTCTGAAAAATGACTACAAGGAAAAAGTAGCTCAGAGAGAGTCCGAAATGGATAGAAACACTTTGGCAATCCAAGAAATTGATGATCAAATCCGGCAACTTCAATCAAAACGGAGCGAATTATCTGCTGCTCTAGAAAGCATGCAAAAGGGTAAAGTTGAGCTGACTTCTGGGGAAGCAGGTGTTGCCAACTCAATTCTATCCCTTGTTGGGGAGATTAATCATGGATTATCTGAAAAATCAAAATGGGAGATGAAGAAAGCCAACTCTGCCCGGCGTGTAGCTGAGATacaaaaaaagttcatcaataTAAGAGGgctaaaattttaa
- the LOC100785022 gene encoding methionine aminopeptidase 1A isoform X1, producing the protein MAGESDKPENTLSCANCGKPANLQCPKCMELKLPREGAAFCSQDCFKSSWSSHKSVHLKAKLSPPGTQNSDSLDEGWLYCLKRGQARTPKLPHFDWTGPLQPYPISSKRIVPDQIDKPDWAGDGTPKIEPNSSLQHTIEVKTPDQIERMRETCRIAREVLDAAARIIQPGVTTDEIDRVVHEATIAAGGYPSPLNYHFFPKSCCTSVNEVICHGIPDARKLEDGDIVNVDVTVYYKGVHGDLNETYFVGNVDEESLQLVKCTYECLEKAISIVKPGIRFREIGEVINRHASMSGFSVVKSYCGHGIGELFHCAPNIPHYSRNKAVGVMKAGQTFTIEPMINAGVWRDRMWPDGWTAVTADGKRSAQFEHTLLVTETGVEVLTGRLQTSPNVFPWLGS; encoded by the exons ATGGCTGGTGAATCTGATAAACCCGAAAACACCCTCTCTTGTGCTAACTGTGGCAAACCTGCGAATCTTca GTGTCCAAAATGTATGGAATTGAAGCTTCCTCGAGAAGGTGCTGCCTTCTG CTCTCAGGATTGTTTCAAGTCTTCATGGAGCTCGCACAAATCAGTGCATCTGAAGGCAAAACTATCCCCACCTGGCACACAAAATTCAGACTCACTTGATGAAGGTTGGTTATATTGTTTGAAGAGAGGGCAGGCTCGAACGCCAAAGCTTCCTCACTTTGATTGGACAGG ACCACTGCAGCCATATCCCATTTCTAGTAAACGGATTGTCCCAGATCAAATTGATAAACCTGATTGGGCTGGTGAT GGAACacccaaaattgagcccaataGTAGTCTACAGCATACCATTGAG GTCAAAACTCCAGATCAAATAGAGAGAATGAGGGAAACTTGTCGG ATTGCAAGGGAGGTGTTGGATGCAGCTGCTCGGATTATTCAGCCTGGTGTGACGACTGATGAGATTGACAGAGTTGTTCATGAGGCAACTATTGCTGCAG GAGGATATCCATCGCCTCTCAATTACCATTTCTTCCCTAAATCTTGCTGCAC GTCAGTTAATGAAGTAATCTGTCATGGAATTCCTGATGCAAG GAAGCTTGAGGATGGTGACATTGTAAATGTTGATGTCACTGTGTACTATAAAGGTGTTCATG GTGATCTCAATGAAACATACTTTGTGGGAAATGTTGATGAAGAGTCTCTCCAACTAGTAAAATGCACATATGAGTGCCTGGAGAAGGCAATATCCATTG TTAAACCTGGGATACGATTCCGTGAGATTGGTGAAGTCATTAATCGTCATGCTTCAATGTCTGGATTCTCGGTg GTAAAATCTTATTGTGGTCATGGAATTGGAGAGCTCTTCCATTGTGCACCAAACATTCCTCATTATTCAA GAAATAAAGCAGTTGGTGTGATGAAGGCTGGACAGACCTTTACAATTGAACCAATGATCAATGCCG gtGTCTGGCGTGATCGAATGTGGCCTGATGGATGGACTGCTGTTACAGCGGATGGTAAACGAAGTGCTCAATTTGAGCACACTCTTTTG GTGACAGAGACTGGTGTTGAAGTTTTAACAGGGCGGTTGCAGACATCACCCAATGTTTTTCCTTGGCTAGGTTCATAA
- the LOC100785022 gene encoding methionine aminopeptidase 1A isoform X2: protein MYGIEASSRRCCLLDCFKSSWSSHKSVHLKAKLSPPGTQNSDSLDEGWLYCLKRGQARTPKLPHFDWTGPLQPYPISSKRIVPDQIDKPDWAGDGTPKIEPNSSLQHTIEVKTPDQIERMRETCRIAREVLDAAARIIQPGVTTDEIDRVVHEATIAAGGYPSPLNYHFFPKSCCTSVNEVICHGIPDARKLEDGDIVNVDVTVYYKGVHGDLNETYFVGNVDEESLQLVKCTYECLEKAISIVKPGIRFREIGEVINRHASMSGFSVVKSYCGHGIGELFHCAPNIPHYSRNKAVGVMKAGQTFTIEPMINAGVWRDRMWPDGWTAVTADGKRSAQFEHTLLVTETGVEVLTGRLQTSPNVFPWLGS, encoded by the exons ATGTATGGAATTGAAGCTTCCTCGAGAAGGTGCTGCCTTCTG GATTGTTTCAAGTCTTCATGGAGCTCGCACAAATCAGTGCATCTGAAGGCAAAACTATCCCCACCTGGCACACAAAATTCAGACTCACTTGATGAAGGTTGGTTATATTGTTTGAAGAGAGGGCAGGCTCGAACGCCAAAGCTTCCTCACTTTGATTGGACAGG ACCACTGCAGCCATATCCCATTTCTAGTAAACGGATTGTCCCAGATCAAATTGATAAACCTGATTGGGCTGGTGAT GGAACacccaaaattgagcccaataGTAGTCTACAGCATACCATTGAG GTCAAAACTCCAGATCAAATAGAGAGAATGAGGGAAACTTGTCGG ATTGCAAGGGAGGTGTTGGATGCAGCTGCTCGGATTATTCAGCCTGGTGTGACGACTGATGAGATTGACAGAGTTGTTCATGAGGCAACTATTGCTGCAG GAGGATATCCATCGCCTCTCAATTACCATTTCTTCCCTAAATCTTGCTGCAC GTCAGTTAATGAAGTAATCTGTCATGGAATTCCTGATGCAAG GAAGCTTGAGGATGGTGACATTGTAAATGTTGATGTCACTGTGTACTATAAAGGTGTTCATG GTGATCTCAATGAAACATACTTTGTGGGAAATGTTGATGAAGAGTCTCTCCAACTAGTAAAATGCACATATGAGTGCCTGGAGAAGGCAATATCCATTG TTAAACCTGGGATACGATTCCGTGAGATTGGTGAAGTCATTAATCGTCATGCTTCAATGTCTGGATTCTCGGTg GTAAAATCTTATTGTGGTCATGGAATTGGAGAGCTCTTCCATTGTGCACCAAACATTCCTCATTATTCAA GAAATAAAGCAGTTGGTGTGATGAAGGCTGGACAGACCTTTACAATTGAACCAATGATCAATGCCG gtGTCTGGCGTGATCGAATGTGGCCTGATGGATGGACTGCTGTTACAGCGGATGGTAAACGAAGTGCTCAATTTGAGCACACTCTTTTG GTGACAGAGACTGGTGTTGAAGTTTTAACAGGGCGGTTGCAGACATCACCCAATGTTTTTCCTTGGCTAGGTTCATAA